From a single Phragmites australis chromosome 7, lpPhrAust1.1, whole genome shotgun sequence genomic region:
- the LOC133924503 gene encoding ubiquitin-like-conjugating enzyme ATG10 isoform X2 — MGGSPVLDGTLSLDGFNASAMALVKRWKEIEVSDPLPDWTWKPCCKMGVPSEVEGYLALEGVYRSCGESQIEERGNFDDADIVGDDTWVQSSSDNVHVYDFHVVYSFSYKVPVLYFQGHHAGGQLLTLDEVKERLPSHSLKVLSESKWAFITQEEHPHLSRPWFTLHPCGTRDWMKLLLEETEVADKEQSLQYLPAWLSVVGQAAGLKIPLDLHCSS, encoded by the exons ATGGGAGGCTCCCCTGTTTTGGATGGGACTTTGTCTCTGGACGGCTTCAACGCCTCCGCGATGGCGCTGGTTAAGAGGTGGAAGGAGATTGAGGTCAGCGATCCCCTTCCTGACTGGACATGGAAGCCCTGCTGCAAAATGGGGGTGCCGTCTGAG GTAGAGGGGTATCTGGCCCTGGAAGGAGTGTACCGCAGTTGTGGAGAAAGCCAG ATTGAGGAGAGGGGAAATTTTGATGATGCAGACATTGTTGGGGATGATACTTGG GTCCAGAGCTCTAGTGATAATGTTCACGTTTATGATTTCCATGTTGTCTACAGCTTTTCTTACAAGGTTCCAGTGCTATACTTTCAGGGTCATCACGCTG GTGGGCAGCTACTAACTCTAGATGAGGTAAAAGAACGCCTTCCCTCTCACTCACTCAAAGTATTAAGTGAATCAAAGTGGGCGTTTATTACTCAAGAG GAGCATCCCCACTTAAGCAGGCCGTGGTTCACCTTGCACCCCTGTGGAACCAGAGATTGGATGAAGCTACTTCTGGAAGAAACTGAAGTGGCAGATAAGGAACAATCGCTGCAATATTTACCAGCATGGTTATCCGTGGTTGGCCAGGCAGCAGGGCTGAAAATCCCTCTTGATCTTCATTGCAGTTCATAG
- the LOC133924503 gene encoding ubiquitin-like-conjugating enzyme ATG10 isoform X1 — translation MGGSPVLDGTLSLDGFNASAMALVKRWKEIEVSDPLPDWTWKPCCKMGVPSEVEGYLALEGVYRSCGESQEQIEERGNFDDADIVGDDTWVQSSSDNVHVYDFHVVYSFSYKVPVLYFQGHHAGGQLLTLDEVKERLPSHSLKVLSESKWAFITQEEHPHLSRPWFTLHPCGTRDWMKLLLEETEVADKEQSLQYLPAWLSVVGQAAGLKIPLDLHCSS, via the exons ATGGGAGGCTCCCCTGTTTTGGATGGGACTTTGTCTCTGGACGGCTTCAACGCCTCCGCGATGGCGCTGGTTAAGAGGTGGAAGGAGATTGAGGTCAGCGATCCCCTTCCTGACTGGACATGGAAGCCCTGCTGCAAAATGGGGGTGCCGTCTGAG GTAGAGGGGTATCTGGCCCTGGAAGGAGTGTACCGCAGTTGTGGAGAAAGCCAG GAGCAGATTGAGGAGAGGGGAAATTTTGATGATGCAGACATTGTTGGGGATGATACTTGG GTCCAGAGCTCTAGTGATAATGTTCACGTTTATGATTTCCATGTTGTCTACAGCTTTTCTTACAAGGTTCCAGTGCTATACTTTCAGGGTCATCACGCTG GTGGGCAGCTACTAACTCTAGATGAGGTAAAAGAACGCCTTCCCTCTCACTCACTCAAAGTATTAAGTGAATCAAAGTGGGCGTTTATTACTCAAGAG GAGCATCCCCACTTAAGCAGGCCGTGGTTCACCTTGCACCCCTGTGGAACCAGAGATTGGATGAAGCTACTTCTGGAAGAAACTGAAGTGGCAGATAAGGAACAATCGCTGCAATATTTACCAGCATGGTTATCCGTGGTTGGCCAGGCAGCAGGGCTGAAAATCCCTCTTGATCTTCATTGCAGTTCATAG
- the LOC133924503 gene encoding ubiquitin-like-conjugating enzyme ATG10 isoform X3 — MGGSPVLDGTLSLDGFNASAMALVKRWKEIEVSDPLPDWTWKPCCKMGVPSEVEGYLALEGVYRSCGESQVQSSSDNVHVYDFHVVYSFSYKVPVLYFQGHHAGGQLLTLDEVKERLPSHSLKVLSESKWAFITQEEHPHLSRPWFTLHPCGTRDWMKLLLEETEVADKEQSLQYLPAWLSVVGQAAGLKIPLDLHCSS; from the exons ATGGGAGGCTCCCCTGTTTTGGATGGGACTTTGTCTCTGGACGGCTTCAACGCCTCCGCGATGGCGCTGGTTAAGAGGTGGAAGGAGATTGAGGTCAGCGATCCCCTTCCTGACTGGACATGGAAGCCCTGCTGCAAAATGGGGGTGCCGTCTGAG GTAGAGGGGTATCTGGCCCTGGAAGGAGTGTACCGCAGTTGTGGAGAAAGCCAG GTCCAGAGCTCTAGTGATAATGTTCACGTTTATGATTTCCATGTTGTCTACAGCTTTTCTTACAAGGTTCCAGTGCTATACTTTCAGGGTCATCACGCTG GTGGGCAGCTACTAACTCTAGATGAGGTAAAAGAACGCCTTCCCTCTCACTCACTCAAAGTATTAAGTGAATCAAAGTGGGCGTTTATTACTCAAGAG GAGCATCCCCACTTAAGCAGGCCGTGGTTCACCTTGCACCCCTGTGGAACCAGAGATTGGATGAAGCTACTTCTGGAAGAAACTGAAGTGGCAGATAAGGAACAATCGCTGCAATATTTACCAGCATGGTTATCCGTGGTTGGCCAGGCAGCAGGGCTGAAAATCCCTCTTGATCTTCATTGCAGTTCATAG
- the LOC133923562 gene encoding endoglucanase 12-like — translation MYSANHWGGSFEITTDGTEDDDHSRNMDLDRGAMSARQHHELDETQQSWLLGPPEAKKKDRYVDLGCVVVKRKVLWWFFWGLVAAFVLVGLPVVISKFIPHKKPRPPPADQYTEALHKALLFFNAQKSGRLPRNNGIPWRGNSGLLDGSDAKEVKGGLVGGYYDAGDNIKFHFPMAFSMTLLSWSVIEYSAKYKTIGEYDHVRELIKWGTDYLLLTFNSSASTIGHVYAQVGHARINGTEPDDHYCWNRPEDMAYPRPSLSIPSAPDLGGEIAAALAAASIVFRDNAAYSKKLVHGAATMYKFARDSGNTHTTYSSNRPDIAPYYNSTSYWDEYMWSAAWMYYATGNDSYLSFATEPGTPRNANAFYNILDFSVFSWDNKLPGAGLLLSRLRMFLNPGYPYEESLIGCHNATSLSMCMYLPRFAAFNFTKGGLALFNHGKGQPLQYVVANSFLASLYADYMEAVNVPGWYCGPNFMTTDDLRAFSRSQLNYILGDNPKKMSYVVGFGEKYPRHVHHRGASTPHNGVKYSCKGGYKWRDSKKADPNVLTGAMVGGPDKNDGFDDSRKAYGQSEPTLVGNAALVAALVAITNSGRASGVGAVDKNTMFSAVPPMFPTAPPSPPSWKP, via the exons ATGTACTCGGCGAACCACTGGGGCGGGTCTTTCGAGATCACCACCGACGGAACCGAGGACGACGACCACAGCCGGAACATGGACCTGGACCGCGGCGCGATGTCGGCGCGGCAGCACCACGAGCTGGACGAGACGCAGCAGAGCTGGCTCCTCGGCCCGCCGGAGGCCAAGAAGAAGGACAGGTACGTCGACCTCGGCTGCGTCGTCGTCAAGCGCAAGGTCCTGTGGTGGTTCTTCTGGGGCCTCGTCGCCGCCTTCGTCCTCGTCGGCCTCCCTGTCGTCATCTCCAAGTTCATCCCCCACAAGAAGccccgcccgccgccggccgaCCAGTACACGGAGGCGCTCCACAAGGCGCTCCTCTTCTTCAACGCCCAGAAAT CCGGCCGGCTTCCGAGGAACAATGGCATCCCGTGGCGCGGGAACTCCGGTCTGTTGGACGGCTCCGACGCAAAGGAAGTGAAGGGCGGTCTCGTCGGTGGCTACTACGACGCTGGCGACAACATAAAGTTCCACTTCCCGATGGCGTTCTCCATGACGCTGCTGAGCTGGTCGGTGATAGAGTACAGTGCCAAGTACAAGACCATAGGGGAGTATGATCATGTGAGAGAGCTCATCAAGTGGGGCACCGATTACCTGCTTCTCACTTTCAACTCCTCTGCTTCTACTATCGGCCATGTCTACGCTCAG GTGGGTCATGCGAGGATCAACGGCACCGAGCCGGACGACCACTACTGCTGGAATCGGCCGGAGGACATGGCGTACCCGCGCCCCTCCCTGTCTATCCCCTCTGCCCCTGACCTCGGCGGCGAGATCGCCGCGGCCCTGGCGGCTGCCTCCATCGTTTTTCGCGACAACGCCGCCTACTCCAAGAAGCTCGTCCATGGCGCGGCCACCATGTACAAGTTCGCGCGCGACTCGGGCAACACGCACACCACCTACTCCAGCAATCGGCCGGACATCGCGCCCTACTACAACTCCACCAGCTACTGGGACGAGTACATGTGGAGCGCGGCCTGGATGTACTACGCCACCGGCAACGACAGCTACCTCAGCTTCGCCACCGAGCCGGGGACACCCAGGAACGCCAATGCCTTCTACAACATCCTCGACTTCTCCGTGTTCAGCTGGGACAACAAGCTCCCCGGCGCCGGGCTGCTCCTGTCGCGGCTGCGCATGTTCCTCAACCCCGGATACCCCTACGAGGAGTCGCTCATCGGCTGCCACAACGCCACCAGCTTGAGCATGTGCATGTACTTACCGCGCTTCGCCGCCTTCAACTTCACAAAGGGTGGGCTGGCGCTCTTCAACCACGGCAAGGGGCAGCCGCTGCAGTACGTCGTCGCCAACTCCTTCCTCGCCTCGCTCTACGCCGACTACATGGAGGCCGTCAACGTCCCCGGCTGGTACTGCGGCCCCAACTTCATGACCACGGACGACCTCCGCGCGTTCTCGAGGTCTCAG CTCAACTACATTCTTGGTGACAACCCGAAGAAGATGAGCTACGTGGTGGGCTTCGGCGAGAAGTACCCGCGGCACGTGCACCACCGGGGCGCGTCGACGCCGCACAACGGCGTCAAGTACTCGTGCAAAGGCGGGTACAAGTGGCGCGATAGCAAGAAGGCGGACCCGAACGTGCTCACGGGCGCGATGGTCGGAGGACCGGACAAGAACGACGGGTTCGACGACTCGCGCAAAGCCTACGGGCAGAGCGAGCCGACGCTGGTGGGCAACGCCGCCCTGGTGGCCGCCCTGGTGGCCATCACCAACAGCGGCCGCGCCTCAGGCGTCGGCGCCGTCGACAAGAACACCATGTTCTCCGCCGTGCCGCCAATGTTCCCCACCGCGCCGCCGTCTCCGCCCTCGTGGAAGCCGTGA